A genomic region of Carassius carassius chromosome 13, fCarCar2.1, whole genome shotgun sequence contains the following coding sequences:
- the LOC132155855 gene encoding spectrin beta chain, non-erythrocytic 4-like isoform X4: MLMARDTSHDEAQKLHKKWLKHQTFMAELAQNKEWLDKIEKEGQRLMQEKPEMSALVKKKLEEIRECWQDLESTTQAKARQLFEANRADLLVQSYSSLDQRLQQLEGQLAHVDYGQDLTTVNKQLKKLQTMECQMEEWYKEVGELQAQAASIPQQGQVEKVSGRQAGVETRIVRLIEPLKERRRILLASKEVHQVGRDLEDEVLWIQERLPVATSQEHGTSLQAVQQLMKKNQSLQRELQGHRGRVEDVLERAGVIASIRSPEADSIRAGMEQLHQLWEMLWTETEHRQLRLDVMYQAQQYYFDAGEVEAWLSEQELHMMNEETGKDEASTLNLLKKQLALEQTIEDYAETIGMLSQQCRQLLELGHPDCEQISKHQSQIDRLYVSLKDLSEERKSRLEQQYWLYQLNREVDELEQWIAEREVIASSTELGQDFEHVTILQEKFTEFAMETGSLGQERVTAVNQMVDELIDYGHADAATIAEWKDGVNEAWADLLELMETRGQMLAASHQLHKFFSDCREVLAQIEDKQRRLPEVRACQGGTSNTSTLQRLMQTFEHDIQLLVTQIRQLQESAAQLRTVYAGEKAEAIAMQEHEVMQGWKELLISCEDCRMQITTATDKLRFFGMVRDQLMWMDSIICQIGTGEKPSSFLRALMGYGLSGACRDVSSVEVLMNYHQSLKSEVEARNKSVLQCIEMGKTLLAARNPASEEIKEKLEKVLAKQQELTEKWEKHWEELQHMLEVHQFAQEAVVAEAWLTAQEPLLSSNELGGSVDEVEQLIRRHEAFRKAAATWEERFSSLRRLTTVEKIKAEQSKLPPTPLLGRKVFLDPQDSSPARSSPSSIIRQTIYEQGEPRLERIIPQPSPSSVSRRLGSTVANYTPIMNGAYRLQEARNAGIVGVAAGLGTSMEHKVTQLRVEFKAQVPQNIHEAVHPLLERDRERERYHENVMAEVVLQEPGGGRERLNSMVGGSGSSRSELLVEQHPPPREARLERQLSTEQLIQARRDELPQEVWRERAGRAERRLERQTSSEQEGHEVRRRDRHRLERQDSSEQEAREQSDRRSAGGDKRSTLAEIVEQLQEREAAQARGELPRLPNGFPEKSSRLDRPRARDRPKPRRRPRPKEPAGETRRSRSAPAQSSPPVPQPPTHTAQREGFLFRKIDIEVQKKSSNSRSWVNLYCVLNKGELGFYKDAKNTSTPYNNEPLINLSRCACDINNGYKKKKNVFTLKTNDGSEFLFHAKDEDDLKSWITSINTSISEHEEINGNRGQTHLTTSSTDEGTRREGSRAGGSERGEKSDRADGGSVRSDKGEKPEKKTGKKK, from the exons ATGCTAATGGCTCGTGATACCTCCCATGACGAAGCTCAGAAGCTTCATAAGAAGTGGCTGAAACATCAGACCTTCATGGCAGAACTTGCTCAGAACAAGGAGTGGCTGGACAAGATCGAGAAA GAGGGCCAGCGGTTAATGCAGGAGAAGCCAGAGATGAGCGCGCTGGTGAAGAAGAAGCTGGAGGAGATCCGTGAGTGCTGGCAGGATCTGGAGAGCACCACCCAAGCCAAAGCTCGGCAGCTGTTCGAGGCCAACCGAGCCGACCTGCTGGTACAGAGTTACTCCAGTCTGGACCAGAGACTCCAGCAGCTTGAGGGACAGCTGGCACACGTGGACTACGGCCAGGACCTGACCACTGTCAACAAGCAGCTGAAGAAACTACAG ACGATGGAGTGTCAGATGGAGGAGTGGTATAAAGAGGTTGGAGAGCTGCAGGCCCAGGCGGCCTCCATCCCTCAGCAGGGGCAGGTGGAAAAGGTGTCCGGGAGACAAGCCGGGGTGGAAACGCGAATCGTACGACTGATTGAGCCTCTGAAAGAGAGACGTCGTATCCTGCTTGCCTCTAAAGAAGTGCACCAAGTGGGCCGTGACCTTGAGGATgaagtg TTGTGGATACAAGAGCGTCTTCCAGTGGCCACTTCTCAGGAACATGGCACAAGTTTGCAAGCTGTACAGCAACTCATGAAGAAGAATCAA AGTCTGCAGAGGGAGCTTCAAGGTCATCGTGGACGTGTGGAGGATGTTCTGGAGAGAGCAGGTGTGATTGCGTCTATCCGCAGTCCAGAAGCAGACAGCATCAGGGCCGGCATGGAGCAGCTCCATCAGCTGTGGGAGATGCTGTGGACAGAGACTGAGCACCGCCAGCTCCGGCTGGATGTCATGTACCAGGCGCAGCAGTACTACTTTGATGCAGGAGAGGTGGAGGCTTGGCTCAGTGAGCAGGAACTGCACATGATGAATGAGGAGACGGGAAAG GATGAGGCCAGTACTCTGAATCTCCTGAAGAAACAGTTGGCGCTAGAGCAGACCATAGAGGACTATGCCGAGACCATCGGAATGCTTTCTCAGCAGTGCAGACAGCTGCTGGAGCTCGGACATCCAGACTG TGAGCAGATCAGTAAGCATCAGTCTCAGATCGACAGGCTGTACGTGTCTCTGAAGGACTTGTCGGAGGAGAGGAAGTCTCGTCTGGAGCAGCAGTACTGGCTCTATCAGCTCAACAGGGAGGTGGATGAACTTGAGCAGTGGATCGCAGAGAGGGAGGTCATCGCCAGCTCCACTGAACTCGGACAGGACTTCGAGCATGTCACG ATTCTGCAGGAGAAATTTACAGAGTTTGCAATGGAGACTGGGAGCCTGGGGCAGGAGAGGGTCACAGCTGTCAACCAGATGGTTGATGAGCTCATAGATTACGGCCACGCTGATGCAGCCACCATCGCCGAATGGAAGGATGGCGTGAACGAGGCCTGGGCGGATCTGCTGGAGCTGATGGAGACACGGGGACAGATGCTTGCTGCTTCACACCAGTTACACAAGTTCTTCTCTGACTGCCGAGAG gttttaGCACAGATCGAGGATAAGCAGAGGAGGTTACCTGAGGTTCGTGCGTGTCAAGGAGGAACTTCAAACACCAGCACTCTTCAGAGACTTATGCAGACTTTTGAACATGATATTCAGCTACTTGTTACACAG ATAAGACAGTTGCAGGAGAGTGCAGCCCAGCTCCGAACAGTGTATGCCGGGGAGAAAGCAGAAGCCATCGCCATGCAGGAACATGAAGTGATGCAGGGGTGGAAAGAGCTGCTCATATCCTGTGAGGACTGTCGAATGCAAATCACCACAGCGACAGACAAGTTGCGCTTCTTTGGGATGGTGCGTGATCAGCTGATGTGGATGGACAGCATCATCTGTCAGATAGGAACTGGCGAGAAACCAAG CTCTTTCCTCAGAGCTTTAATGGGATATGGGCTCTCTGGTGCTTGCAGGGACGTGTCATCTGTGGAGGTCCTGATGAACTATCACCAGAGCCTCAAGAGTGAGGTGGAGGCCCGAAACAAGAGCGTCCTACAGTGTATCGAGATGGGCAAGACTCTACTGGCTGCCCGTAACCCTGCATCAGAAGAG ATCAAAGAAAAGCTGGAGAAAGTTTTGGCCAAGCAGCAAGAGCTCACTGAGAAATGGGAAAAACACTGGGAAGAGTTGCAGCACA TGTTGGAGGTGCATCAGTTTGCTCAGGAAGCAGTGGTAGCAGAGGCCTGGCTCACTGCTCAGGAACCCCTCCTAAGTAGTAATGAACTGGGTGGCAGTGTGGATGAGGTTGAGCAACTGATTCGCAGACACGAAGCCTTTCGCAAAGCTGCGGCCACATGGGAAGAACGCTTCAGCTCTTTACGTCGTCTTACCACA GTAGAGAAGATAAAGGCAGAGCAGAGTAAGCTTCCCCCAACTCCCTTGCTGGGACGGAAGGTTTTCTTGGACCCTCAGGACTCTTCTCCGGCTCGCAGTAGCCCTTCCTCCATCATAAGACAGACCATTTATGAGCAGGGCGAGCCCCGGTTGGAGCGCATCATCCCTCAGCCCTCTCCTTCTTCTGTGTCCCGAAGACTGGGTTCTACTGTGGCCAACTACACTCCCATCATGAATGGAGCTTATCGCCTTCAGGAAGCCAGGAATGCTGGAATTGTTGGAGTGGCTGCAGGACTGGGCACTTCTATGGAGCATAAGGTCACCCAATTGCGAGTGGAATTTAAGGCCCAAGTCCCACAGAACATCCATGAGGCAGTCCACCCCCTACTGGAGAGAGACAGGGAACGGGAGCGATATCATGAGAACGTGATGGCAGAGGTGGTGCTCCAGGAGCCCGGCGGAGGAAGGGAACGCCTAAACAGCATGGTGGGAGGGAGTGGGAGCAGTCGCTCTGAGCTTTTGGTGGAGCAGCATCCCCCTCCAAGGGAGGCACGGCTGGAAAGGCAACTATCAACTGAGCAGCTGATTCAGGCACGCAGGGACGAGCTGCCTCAGGAGGTGTGGAGAGAACGAGCTGGGAGGGCAGAGAGGAGGTTGGAGAGACAGACATCTAGTGAACAGGAAGGTCATGAGGTGCGGCGTAGGGACAGACACCGACTGGAGAGACAGGACAGCAGCGAACAGGAGGCCAGGGAGCAGTCGGACAGACGCTCCGCTGGCGG GGACAAAAGGTCAACGCTAGCTGAGATTGTGGAGCAGCTTCAGGAAAGAGAAGCTGCACAG GCACGAGGAGAGCTTCCACGTCTACCCAACGGTTTTCCTGAGAAGTCTTCTAGACTGGACCGGCCACGTGCTCGCGACAGACCCAAACCGAGAAGAAGACCCCGACCCAAGGAGCCAGCTGGCGAAACACGGCGCTCAAGGTCTGCGCCAGCCCAGAGCAGCCCACCAGTACCCCAACCGCCTACCCACACTGCCCAGCGTGAAGGGTTCCTATTCCGCAAAATAGACATTGAGGTCCAAAAGAAGAGTTCGAACAG CAGATCTTGGGTGAACTTGTACTGTGTGCTGAATAAAGGTGAGCTGGGCTTCTATAAGGATGCGAAGAACACCTCCACACCTTACAACAACGAGCCACTTATCAACCTGAGCCGTTGTGCCTGCGATATCAACAATGGttacaaaaagaagaagaatgtcTTCACACTCAA AACTAACGATGGAAGTGAGTTTCTGTTCCATGCTAAAGATGAG